The Spirosoma oryzicola region TTTACGCTGGCTGATTATCGTTTGTAAACCGGCGATGCCGTAATAAGTTGCCAGCAACAGATCCATAAAGGGCATAATGGACCACGGTACGGTATGCGCTAGTCGGTAACTGATACGGCCAACAATTCCCCAAAAAGCGAGGATACGGAACGCAAACGTACCCGTAGCGATCAGCAAAAGTAGCCATTCGTCTGGTGTAAATGCGTAGTGGGCAATCTCATAGTATAAAATCACGGCACCCACGAATAGGCCAGTAAACCAAGTAAGGACATGAGAACCTGTAAGCAGGCCGAGCCGAAATTTATTGCCGAATGTGTAATAATTGCCGACGTTGAGATGACGGCGTTTCTGAAGCCGCCAATCCGCCCATGTTTCTTTGGGTTTCGACCACATAAACGTAGCTGGGTCTAAGCAAACGGCGGTGTTCTGACCGGTAGCAACTTCATTGACGAATAAGTCATCGTCGCCCCCCACCACGTTCATGTGCGAATAGAACCCCCGGTTGGCGAAGAACAACTGAGTGCGATAAGCCAGATTACGACCTACGCCCATGTAGGGTCGGCCAGCCATTGCCAACGAAAAATATTGTACGGCGGTAAAAAGCGTTTCGGAACGGATCAGCAGATTCAAAAAACCCGGTCGTTGTTCGTACGGAGAAAAGCCCAGGACAAGTTGTTTGTCAGCCGTTGCCAGCTGAGAAACCATCTGTGTTATCCAATCCGCTGAAGCAGGACGGCAATCGGCGTCGGTCAGCAAGACGGTCGGGTAGAGGGCTTTTTTGAGCGCGATGGTCAGGGCGTATTTCTTGGGCGTTACGTGTTCGTGCTCTTTGTCAATTCGGATAAACCGAATGTGGTTGCGTTCAGTGGCTATGTTTTCCAAAAAAGCGGTGGTGCCATCGGTCGAGCGA contains the following coding sequences:
- a CDS encoding glycosyltransferase; protein product: MITSLLIFWLVMVSIQLIFVLFIFSRTAFSVFPPPVSLSENKHPAQQGVTVVICARNELDNLTELLPLLDAQHYPTFEILVMDDRSTDGTTAFLENIATERNHIRFIRIDKEHEHVTPKKYALTIALKKALYPTVLLTDADCRPASADWITQMVSQLATADKQLVLGFSPYEQRPGFLNLLIRSETLFTAVQYFSLAMAGRPYMGVGRNLAYRTQLFFANRGFYSHMNVVGGDDDLFVNEVATGQNTAVCLDPATFMWSKPKETWADWRLQKRRHLNVGNYYTFGNKFRLGLLTGSHVLTWFTGLFVGAVILYYEIAHYAFTPDEWLLLLIATGTFAFRILAFWGIVGRISYRLAHTVPWSIMPFMDLLLATYYGIAGLQTIISQRKKRITWR